In Hymenobacter sublimis, a single genomic region encodes these proteins:
- the hisB gene encoding bifunctional histidinol-phosphatase/imidazoleglycerol-phosphate dehydratase HisB, whose amino-acid sequence MKKVLFIDRDGTILVEPPTDFQVDALTREKFQFVPGAISGLARIARELDYELVLVSNQDGLGTASFPEDTFWPAHTLMLDILRSEGVEFAREHIDRSFPHQNLPTRKPGTGMLQQYLGEGSGYDLAASFVIGDRLTDVELAQNLGCQSILIQAEGEGDERATLTTTSWEKIYQFLRLPARTAVVQRDTNETKISIELNLDGSGRPQMHTGLGFFDHMLDQLSKHSGVDMKISVQGDLHIDEHHTIEDTAIALGEAFTQALGDKRGLARYGFLLPMDDVLAQAAIDFSGRPWMVWEAEFKREKIGDMPTEMFYHFFKSFSDAARCNLNIKAEGQNEHHKIEAIFKAVAKSIKMALVRDATRMEIPSTKGIL is encoded by the coding sequence ATGAAAAAAGTACTCTTCATTGACCGCGACGGTACCATTCTGGTTGAGCCGCCGACGGATTTTCAAGTCGATGCCCTGACGCGGGAGAAATTTCAGTTTGTGCCCGGCGCCATCAGCGGCCTGGCCCGCATCGCCCGCGAGCTGGACTACGAGCTGGTGCTGGTTAGCAACCAAGATGGGCTGGGCACCGCGAGCTTCCCGGAAGACACCTTCTGGCCGGCCCACACCCTGATGCTCGACATTCTGCGCTCGGAAGGAGTGGAGTTTGCCCGTGAGCACATCGACCGGAGCTTTCCCCACCAGAACCTACCCACCCGCAAGCCCGGCACCGGCATGCTGCAACAGTACCTGGGTGAGGGGAGCGGCTACGACCTGGCCGCCTCCTTCGTCATCGGCGACCGGCTGACCGATGTGGAGCTAGCGCAAAACTTGGGCTGCCAGTCCATCCTGATTCAAGCGGAAGGGGAGGGCGACGAACGCGCCACCCTGACCACCACTAGCTGGGAGAAAATATACCAGTTTCTGCGCCTACCCGCCCGCACGGCGGTAGTACAACGCGACACGAACGAAACCAAAATCAGCATTGAGCTGAACCTCGACGGCAGCGGCCGGCCGCAGATGCACACCGGGCTGGGCTTCTTTGACCACATGCTAGATCAGCTCAGCAAGCACTCGGGCGTGGATATGAAAATTTCGGTACAGGGCGACCTGCACATCGATGAGCATCATACCATCGAGGATACGGCTATTGCCCTGGGCGAGGCCTTCACCCAAGCCCTGGGCGATAAGCGTGGCCTGGCCCGCTACGGTTTCCTGCTGCCCATGGACGACGTGCTGGCCCAGGCCGCCATTGACTTCTCCGGGCGCCCCTGGATGGTGTGGGAGGCGGAGTTCAAGCGCGAAAAAATTGGGGACATGCCAACGGAAATGTTCTACCATTTCTTCAAGAGCTTCTCCGATGCGGCCCGCTGCAACCTCAACATCAAGGCCGAAGGACAGAATGAGCACCATAAGATTGAAGCTATTTTCAAGGCCGTAGCCAAATCGATTAAGATGGCCTTGGTGCGGGATGCCACCCGAATGGAAATCCCCAGCACCAAAGGCATTTTGTAG
- the hisC gene encoding histidinol-phosphate transaminase, producing the protein MFDLDTLVRPNIRAMKPYSSARDEFQGEAQVMLDANENSLGSAGPERFNRYPDPLQRAVKAELAQLKRVQPAQIFLGNGSDEAIDLLVRLTCVPGQDRILILPPTYGMYEVAANLNDVGIERLPLTADFHLAPETVAAVVASEAKLVFMCSPNNPTGNLLHAEAIEQILRGFRGLVVVDEAYADFAAAPSWTTRLAEFPNLVVLQTFSKAWGLAGLRLGMAFAAPEVISYLNKIKPPYNVSAATQQHALQALQDAPHFEQMRRALLEGRDWLAQQLPTLPIVETVFASDANFLLVRFRPDATVLYHYLLDQGIVVRNRTTQPGCAGTLRLTVGTPAENEQLLQALREFAG; encoded by the coding sequence CGCCAACGAGAACAGCCTGGGTAGCGCCGGCCCGGAGCGGTTTAACCGCTACCCCGACCCCTTGCAGCGGGCCGTGAAGGCTGAACTAGCCCAACTAAAGCGCGTGCAGCCGGCGCAGATTTTCCTGGGCAACGGCTCCGACGAAGCCATTGACCTGCTCGTGCGCCTTACCTGCGTGCCCGGCCAGGACCGCATCCTGATTTTGCCGCCTACCTACGGCATGTACGAAGTAGCGGCCAACCTCAATGACGTGGGCATTGAGCGGCTACCCCTGACGGCAGACTTCCACCTGGCCCCCGAAACCGTAGCCGCGGTAGTCGCCTCCGAGGCCAAGCTGGTTTTTATGTGCTCCCCCAACAACCCCACCGGCAACCTGCTGCACGCCGAGGCCATCGAGCAAATTCTGCGCGGCTTCCGGGGGCTGGTGGTAGTGGATGAGGCCTACGCCGATTTTGCCGCCGCTCCCAGCTGGACGACCCGCTTGGCGGAGTTTCCAAACCTAGTGGTGCTGCAAACCTTTTCCAAGGCCTGGGGGCTGGCCGGGCTGCGTCTGGGCATGGCCTTTGCCGCGCCGGAGGTTATCAGTTACCTGAACAAAATCAAGCCCCCCTACAACGTGTCGGCTGCAACCCAGCAGCACGCCCTGCAGGCCCTGCAGGATGCGCCCCACTTCGAGCAGATGCGGCGGGCGCTGCTGGAGGGCCGCGACTGGCTGGCCCAGCAGCTACCGACCTTGCCCATTGTGGAAACGGTGTTTGCTTCGGATGCTAACTTTCTGCTGGTGCGCTTCCGCCCCGACGCCACGGTCCTGTACCACTACCTGCTGGACCAAGGCATTGTGGTACGCAACCGCACCACCCAACCCGGCTGCGCCGGCACGCTTCGTCTCACCGTAGGCACCCCGGCTGAAAACGAGCAACTACTCCAGGCCCTGCGGGAGTTTGCGGGGTAG